From the Opitutia bacterium genome, one window contains:
- a CDS encoding DUF885 domain-containing protein, whose product MMHHVVRCLLASGSVAVAAFAAEDSFRHGQPAQSQRSAADYVPDLNAFAKPQSSELRELVERFMEDRHGLEVMHPVPNSPVQLRRLGEFYRAWQAKLEAMDYEQLGVEGRIDWQLMRAELKYQLALLDRQQKRMAEIVPLLPFFEQLAALQEKRREYARPDGKTVAGVLADARVQLDAVRKALESGLSDKPAENAIKPSKIVALRAINQLDATGKQLADWFKHYDTYDPEFGWWTREPYKKLTGALDDYAKFLREKVVGAKPGEDEPIVGDPIGADGLAVDLEHEMIPYTPQQLIAVAEKEFAWCETEWKKVAQELGYGDDWKKALEKMKEDYVAPGDQPQMIAGLAYEAVDFITKRDLITVPPHMIDDWTMTMMSPDRQKVNPFFLGGPRIIVSFPTDTMDHKDKLDSLRANNVHLCRATVFHELIPGHHMQFWYMDRYNPHRRAFDTPFWVEGWALWWEFHLWDLGFQQKPLNRAGALFWRTHRCARIIFSLNFHLGKWTPQQCIDFLVDRVGHDRHTATGEVRRSFNGDYSPLYQVGYMMGAIQIRALYAELVKSGKMTEKDFHDAFMKGGEMPIEMARARLSGTKLPRDWKSSWKFVGENP is encoded by the coding sequence ATGATGCACCACGTCGTTCGTTGCCTTCTTGCTTCCGGTTCCGTCGCGGTCGCCGCTTTCGCGGCCGAGGACAGTTTCCGCCACGGCCAGCCCGCGCAATCGCAGCGCTCCGCGGCCGACTACGTGCCTGATCTGAATGCGTTCGCGAAACCGCAATCGAGCGAGCTGCGCGAGTTGGTCGAGCGCTTCATGGAAGATCGGCACGGCCTCGAGGTGATGCACCCGGTGCCGAACTCGCCCGTGCAACTGCGACGGCTCGGGGAATTTTATCGCGCCTGGCAGGCGAAGCTCGAGGCGATGGACTACGAGCAGCTCGGCGTGGAGGGTCGCATCGACTGGCAGCTGATGCGCGCGGAGCTGAAATACCAGCTCGCGCTCCTCGACCGGCAGCAGAAGCGCATGGCCGAGATCGTGCCGTTGTTGCCGTTCTTCGAGCAGCTCGCCGCGCTGCAGGAAAAGCGCCGCGAATACGCGCGCCCGGATGGAAAAACGGTCGCCGGCGTGCTGGCGGACGCCCGCGTGCAGCTCGATGCCGTCCGCAAGGCGCTCGAGTCCGGCCTGAGCGACAAACCCGCCGAGAACGCGATCAAGCCGAGCAAGATCGTGGCGCTCCGCGCGATCAACCAGCTCGACGCCACCGGCAAGCAGCTCGCGGATTGGTTCAAACACTACGACACCTACGACCCGGAGTTCGGCTGGTGGACGCGTGAGCCTTACAAGAAGCTCACGGGCGCGCTGGACGACTACGCGAAGTTCCTCCGTGAAAAAGTCGTCGGGGCGAAGCCGGGCGAAGACGAGCCGATCGTCGGCGATCCGATCGGCGCCGATGGCCTCGCGGTCGATCTCGAGCACGAGATGATTCCCTACACGCCGCAGCAGCTGATCGCAGTCGCGGAAAAGGAATTCGCGTGGTGCGAAACCGAGTGGAAGAAGGTCGCGCAGGAACTCGGCTACGGCGACGACTGGAAGAAGGCGCTGGAAAAAATGAAGGAGGACTACGTCGCGCCGGGCGACCAGCCGCAGATGATCGCAGGCCTGGCTTACGAGGCGGTGGATTTCATCACGAAACGCGATCTCATCACGGTGCCGCCGCATATGATCGACGACTGGACGATGACGATGATGTCGCCCGATCGGCAGAAGGTGAACCCGTTCTTCCTCGGCGGCCCGCGCATCATCGTCTCGTTCCCGACGGACACGATGGATCACAAGGACAAGCTCGACAGCCTGCGCGCCAACAACGTCCACCTGTGCCGTGCGACCGTCTTCCACGAGCTGATTCCCGGCCACCACATGCAGTTCTGGTATATGGATCGCTACAATCCGCACCGCCGCGCGTTCGACACGCCGTTCTGGGTCGAGGGTTGGGCGCTCTGGTGGGAATTTCACCTCTGGGATCTCGGCTTCCAACAGAAGCCGCTCAACCGCGCCGGCGCGCTTTTCTGGCGCACGCATCGCTGCGCGCGCATCATCTTCTCGCTGAATTTCCACCTCGGCAAATGGACGCCGCAACAGTGCATCGACTTCCTCGTCGATCGCGTCGGCCACGACCGCCACACCGCCACCGGTGAGGTGCGCCGCTCGTTCAACGGCGACTATTCGCCGCTCTACCAAGTCGGCTACATGATGGGGGCGATCCAGATCCGGGCGCTTTACGCCGAGTTGGTGAAGAGCGGCAAGATGACCGAGAAGGATTTCCACGACGCGTTCATGAAGGGTGGCGAAATGCCGATCGAGATGGCGCGCGCGCGGCTCAGCGGCACAAAGCTGCCGCGCGACTGGAAGTCATCCTGGAAATTCGTCGGGGAGAATCCGTGA
- a CDS encoding glycoside hydrolase family 127 protein — protein MATPPVVAPTLVVALLFASVATTTSAADYPIRPVPFTDVRVTDGFWKTKQETNRSVTVPFALAQCEESGRLKNFDLAAEVMRRRAAGEKDFQIKPPTIYPFDDTDVYKAIEGASYVLSMRPDAALEATLDGWIARLAAAQEPDGYLYTFRTMHPDSPGHEWVGAKRWEKDPQLSHELYNCGHLYEAGVAHFQATGKRALLDVCVKNAELLWRDFGDGRLRIAPGHEIVEMGLVKLYRVTGDARWLKLAQIFLDARGPGGSSYGQQHALVVDQTEAVGHAVRANYLYSGMADVAALTGDERYQRAIERIWENMAARKLYLTGGVGALARGEAYGADYELPHDGYNETCAAVALMQWAHRMFLLSGESRFMDVFERTAFNGFLSGVSASGDRFFYPNPLAYDGAAKNNHGHAGRAPWFGCACCPPNLMRTLASLTGCFYAVKGEALYVNFYAASAGEMSVAGQKVRVTQTTDYPWSGRVKLALAPEKPTTFTLKLRIPGWAQGRPVPSDLYRYEKPKAADWAVRFGNERAALVESDGYVWLTREWRAGDEVEVDFAMPPQIVRGHPAIAATEGQAAFERGPLVYCFEQADQPIPASVARTPRIAAVAGPGLLGGVTALDVDGAIAVPYFAWANRGVAPMAVWRPVK, from the coding sequence ATGGCCACCCCGCCTGTTGTCGCCCCAACGTTGGTTGTCGCATTGCTGTTCGCCTCGGTCGCCACCACGACCTCGGCCGCGGATTATCCGATCCGCCCGGTGCCGTTCACGGACGTGCGCGTCACGGACGGCTTTTGGAAAACGAAACAGGAAACGAATCGCTCCGTCACGGTGCCCTTCGCGCTCGCGCAATGCGAGGAATCCGGTCGCCTGAAGAACTTCGATCTCGCGGCTGAAGTCATGCGCCGGCGCGCGGCGGGCGAGAAGGATTTCCAAATCAAGCCGCCGACGATCTATCCGTTCGACGACACCGACGTCTACAAGGCGATCGAGGGCGCGTCCTACGTGCTCAGCATGCGGCCGGACGCGGCGCTCGAGGCGACACTCGACGGCTGGATCGCGCGCTTGGCGGCGGCGCAGGAGCCCGATGGGTATCTCTACACGTTCCGCACGATGCATCCCGATTCGCCCGGGCACGAGTGGGTCGGCGCGAAACGTTGGGAAAAGGATCCGCAGCTCAGCCACGAACTCTACAACTGCGGTCACCTCTACGAGGCGGGCGTCGCGCATTTCCAGGCGACCGGCAAACGAGCGCTCCTCGACGTGTGCGTGAAAAACGCCGAGCTGCTCTGGCGCGACTTTGGCGATGGCCGGCTCCGCATCGCGCCCGGGCACGAGATCGTGGAGATGGGACTCGTGAAGCTCTACCGCGTCACCGGCGACGCGCGCTGGCTGAAGCTCGCGCAAATCTTCCTCGATGCGCGCGGGCCGGGCGGCTCGTCTTACGGGCAACAACACGCGCTCGTCGTCGACCAGACCGAGGCGGTCGGCCACGCGGTGAGGGCGAACTATCTCTATTCGGGAATGGCCGATGTCGCGGCGCTGACCGGCGATGAGCGTTACCAGCGTGCGATCGAGCGCATCTGGGAAAACATGGCGGCGCGGAAACTCTACCTGACGGGCGGCGTGGGTGCGCTCGCGCGCGGCGAGGCCTACGGCGCGGATTACGAGTTGCCGCACGACGGCTACAACGAGACCTGCGCCGCTGTCGCCCTGATGCAGTGGGCGCACCGGATGTTTCTGTTGAGCGGCGAAAGCCGTTTCATGGATGTGTTCGAGCGCACCGCGTTCAACGGCTTCCTCAGCGGCGTGTCGGCAAGCGGCGATCGGTTTTTCTACCCGAACCCGCTGGCCTACGACGGCGCGGCGAAGAACAACCACGGCCACGCCGGTCGCGCGCCGTGGTTCGGTTGCGCGTGCTGTCCGCCCAATCTGATGCGCACGCTCGCGTCGCTGACGGGCTGCTTCTACGCGGTGAAGGGCGAGGCGCTCTACGTGAACTTCTACGCGGCGAGCGCGGGCGAGATGAGCGTGGCCGGGCAGAAAGTGCGCGTGACGCAGACCACCGACTACCCGTGGAGTGGACGCGTGAAGTTGGCCCTCGCGCCGGAAAAGCCGACGACTTTCACGCTCAAGCTGCGCATTCCCGGCTGGGCGCAGGGCCGGCCGGTGCCGTCGGATCTTTACCGCTATGAAAAACCGAAGGCGGCGGACTGGGCGGTGCGTTTCGGCAACGAGCGCGCGGCGCTGGTCGAGTCGGACGGCTACGTCTGGCTCACGCGCGAGTGGCGCGCGGGCGACGAGGTTGAGGTCGATTTTGCGATGCCTCCCCAGATCGTGCGCGGGCATCCGGCGATCGCCGCAACCGAAGGGCAGGCGGCGTTTGAACGCGGTCCGTTGGTCTATTGTTTTGAGCAGGCTGATCAGCCGATTCCGGCGAGCGTCGCCCGGACGCCTAGGATCGCGGCGGTCGCGGGCCCCGGATTGCTCGGCGGCGTGACGGCGCTCGACGTCGACGGCGCGATCGCCGTGCCGTATTTCGCGTGGGCCAATCGCGGCGTCGCACCGATGGCGGTGTGGCGGCCGGTGAAGTGA
- a CDS encoding M20/M25/M40 family metallo-hydrolase, translated as MKPTLVYPFALAFVAALTAAPSTNIEAIRADRAARQQELMAEYREFVALPNVSGDRENVRRNAEFLVVAMKRRGIAAELLEGETGATNPAVFGEVKVPGATTTVIYYAHYDGQPVNPKQWAEGLEPFKPVFVTAPVERGGKNVAWQPGQPIDPTWRISARAAADDKAGVFSILNGYDALVQTGQAPTVNVKFFFEGEEEIGSVHLAELLRKHKAKLASDLWIICDGPRHVSGRKVVQFGVRGDVNMDLIAYGPKRPLHSGNYGNFAPNPAQRLVTLLASMKDDGGRVLVPGYYDDYVQFSETERLAVREASFADAALLKELGLAQPEVPGRALLEGFELPTLNINGIQSANVGRLAANIIPSSARVTLDLRMVLGNEWRRQVQRVVDHIKAQGWHIIDHEATDEERLAHAKLMRIEVGSGYNAQRTLMNLPIAQKVVAAVQSTSAEPVVKLPTGGGSLPLIVIEQELGAKVITVPVANYDNNQHAENENMRVDYLWEGMATFAALMRLE; from the coding sequence ATGAAGCCCACGCTCGTTTACCCCTTCGCGCTGGCGTTCGTCGCGGCGTTGACCGCCGCTCCCTCGACGAACATCGAGGCGATTCGCGCCGACCGTGCGGCGCGGCAGCAGGAGCTGATGGCCGAGTATCGCGAGTTTGTCGCCTTGCCCAACGTCTCGGGTGATCGCGAGAACGTGCGCCGCAACGCTGAGTTTCTGGTCGTGGCGATGAAGCGGCGCGGCATCGCGGCCGAGTTGCTCGAGGGCGAGACGGGCGCGACGAATCCCGCGGTGTTCGGCGAGGTGAAGGTGCCGGGCGCGACGACGACGGTGATTTACTACGCGCACTACGACGGGCAGCCGGTGAACCCGAAGCAGTGGGCGGAAGGCTTGGAGCCGTTCAAGCCGGTGTTCGTGACGGCGCCGGTCGAACGTGGCGGCAAGAACGTCGCGTGGCAGCCGGGCCAGCCGATCGATCCGACGTGGCGCATCAGCGCACGCGCGGCGGCGGACGACAAGGCGGGCGTGTTTTCGATTCTCAACGGTTACGATGCGCTCGTGCAGACCGGGCAGGCGCCGACGGTGAACGTGAAGTTTTTCTTCGAGGGCGAGGAGGAAATCGGCTCGGTGCACCTCGCGGAACTGCTGCGGAAGCACAAGGCGAAGCTCGCGAGCGATCTTTGGATCATTTGCGACGGGCCGCGTCACGTTTCGGGCCGCAAGGTCGTCCAATTCGGTGTGCGGGGCGACGTGAACATGGACCTGATCGCGTATGGCCCGAAGCGTCCGTTGCACAGCGGCAACTACGGCAACTTCGCGCCGAACCCCGCGCAGCGGCTCGTGACGTTGCTCGCGAGCATGAAGGACGACGGCGGCCGCGTGCTCGTGCCGGGATACTACGACGACTACGTGCAGTTTTCCGAGACGGAGCGGCTGGCGGTGCGCGAGGCGTCGTTTGCCGATGCGGCATTGCTGAAAGAGCTCGGGCTCGCTCAGCCCGAGGTGCCGGGCCGGGCTTTGCTGGAGGGCTTCGAGCTGCCGACGCTCAACATCAACGGCATCCAATCGGCGAACGTCGGGCGGCTCGCGGCGAACATCATCCCGAGCAGCGCACGCGTGACCCTCGATCTGCGCATGGTGCTCGGCAACGAGTGGCGGCGGCAGGTGCAGCGCGTCGTCGATCACATCAAGGCGCAGGGCTGGCATATCATCGACCACGAGGCGACCGACGAAGAACGTCTCGCGCACGCCAAGCTGATGCGCATCGAAGTCGGCAGTGGCTACAACGCGCAGCGGACGCTGATGAATTTGCCGATCGCCCAGAAGGTCGTCGCGGCGGTGCAGTCGACCAGCGCGGAGCCGGTTGTGAAGCTGCCGACGGGCGGAGGCAGCTTGCCGCTGATCGTCATCGAGCAGGAACTGGGCGCGAAAGTGATCACGGTGCCGGTGGCGAACTACGACAACAACCAGCACGCCGAGAACGAGAACATGCGCGTCGACTATCTCTGGGAGGGGATGGCGACGTTCGCGGCGCTGATGCGGTTGGAGTGA
- a CDS encoding PadR family transcriptional regulator, translating to MAIDEKFTAIRKGLLEFLVLKIIAAEKVYAADILAQLAKTDFATQEGTLYPLLSKMRREGLLDYEWQESEAGPPRKYYELTAKGREQLRETLDYWGKISGTVKNLGQK from the coding sequence ATGGCCATCGACGAAAAATTCACCGCGATCCGCAAAGGACTCCTCGAGTTCCTGGTGTTGAAGATCATCGCGGCTGAGAAGGTCTACGCGGCGGATATCCTCGCGCAGCTGGCCAAGACGGATTTCGCGACGCAGGAAGGCACGCTGTATCCGCTGCTGAGCAAGATGCGGCGCGAGGGGCTGCTCGATTACGAGTGGCAGGAGTCGGAGGCGGGACCGCCGCGGAAGTATTACGAGCTGACGGCCAAGGGCCGGGAGCAGCTCCGCGAGACGCTCGACTACTGGGGCAAGATCAGCGGCACGGTGAAGAATCTCGGGCAAAAATGA
- a CDS encoding TonB-dependent receptor: MSNSFATSLRRSLLLAAGFAPGLLALAQDAAPTKVDDYVVTATRTPVAANTLGSAVDSISAAELARQQLTGLRSALAGVPGAPAFASGGAGGSTSLFLRGANSNQTLFLVDGIRFNDPNTDYAVALGGACVSACDSLEIAHGPQSTLYGGEAVGGVVSLRAQRGAGALSGSVAAEAGSFGTIQGAVKAQRGDAKNAFSFSALGGHTDNDRANNDFDSATYVLRVDHRASDAVALGATWRGFHGVYGSPGTRFTNDPDNQDRESNQLATVFADFTPSPTLTSRAVLGGQDRRFVSENPRAGGATQITVVKNRRAVLDWQASYAGVEKQRITGGVTTEVNHTVNTGFGAINKHQQLFAVFVQDEINPAENVYLTAGLRSDDFDTFGRATTGRATAAWLVAQQRVKLRASYGTGFRAPSFLDLYGQSAFYVGNPNLAPEKARGWDAGVDFYLAHNRGTLSATWFDTRLTNLITYDFVAFPSTVKNVERARTRGVELSGKFTLPGASATEARFAYTYLEADNLTQHTRLLRRPRHSGSADLWHDFGRGFSAGAGVAFAAQREDVHAATFANIDAEDYAVARVYAAWRATDTLTLKVRVENLLNETYEEVHGYPQPGAGVFAGVEWRF, encoded by the coding sequence ATGTCCAACTCGTTTGCGACGTCGCTTCGACGCTCGCTCCTCCTCGCCGCCGGCTTCGCGCCGGGGCTCCTCGCGCTCGCGCAAGACGCGGCGCCCACCAAAGTCGACGACTACGTCGTCACCGCCACGCGCACGCCCGTCGCGGCCAATACGCTCGGCAGCGCGGTCGACTCGATCAGCGCCGCCGAACTCGCGCGGCAACAACTCACCGGCTTGCGCTCCGCGCTGGCCGGCGTGCCCGGAGCGCCGGCGTTCGCGTCCGGTGGCGCGGGCGGCTCCACGTCGCTCTTCCTCCGCGGCGCGAACAGCAACCAGACGCTGTTCCTCGTCGACGGGATCCGGTTCAACGACCCGAACACCGACTACGCGGTCGCGCTCGGCGGCGCGTGCGTCAGCGCGTGCGACTCGCTCGAGATCGCGCACGGGCCGCAGAGCACGCTCTACGGCGGCGAAGCGGTCGGCGGCGTCGTGTCGCTGCGCGCGCAGCGCGGCGCCGGGGCGCTCAGCGGCAGTGTGGCGGCGGAGGCCGGCTCTTTCGGCACGATCCAAGGGGCCGTGAAGGCGCAGCGCGGCGACGCGAAGAACGCGTTCTCGTTCTCCGCGCTCGGCGGCCACACCGACAACGATCGCGCGAACAACGATTTCGATTCCGCGACCTACGTGCTCCGCGTCGATCATCGCGCGAGCGACGCCGTCGCGCTCGGGGCGACGTGGCGCGGCTTCCACGGCGTCTACGGCTCGCCCGGCACGCGCTTCACGAACGATCCCGACAATCAGGACCGTGAGAGCAACCAGCTCGCGACCGTGTTCGCGGACTTCACGCCTTCGCCGACGTTGACCAGCCGCGCCGTGCTCGGCGGGCAGGATCGGCGTTTCGTCTCGGAAAACCCGCGCGCGGGCGGAGCGACGCAGATCACCGTCGTGAAAAACCGCCGCGCCGTGCTCGACTGGCAGGCGAGCTACGCGGGCGTCGAGAAGCAGCGCATCACCGGCGGCGTGACCACGGAGGTCAACCACACGGTCAACACGGGCTTTGGCGCCATCAACAAACACCAGCAACTCTTCGCGGTGTTCGTGCAGGACGAAATCAATCCGGCCGAGAACGTCTACCTCACCGCCGGACTGCGCAGCGACGACTTCGACACCTTCGGCCGTGCGACCACCGGTCGTGCGACGGCGGCATGGCTCGTGGCGCAGCAACGGGTGAAGCTCCGCGCGAGCTACGGCACGGGTTTCCGCGCGCCGTCGTTTCTCGATCTCTACGGGCAAAGCGCGTTCTACGTCGGCAACCCGAACCTTGCGCCGGAAAAGGCGCGCGGCTGGGACGCTGGCGTCGATTTCTACCTCGCGCACAATCGCGGCACGCTCAGCGCGACGTGGTTCGATACGCGTCTGACGAACCTCATCACCTACGATTTCGTCGCTTTCCCGAGCACGGTGAAGAACGTCGAGCGAGCGCGCACACGCGGCGTGGAGTTGTCCGGCAAGTTCACGCTGCCGGGCGCGAGCGCGACCGAGGCGCGATTTGCCTACACCTATCTCGAGGCGGACAACCTCACGCAGCACACGCGCCTTCTGCGCCGCCCGCGCCACAGCGGCTCGGCGGATCTCTGGCACGATTTCGGTCGCGGCTTCAGCGCCGGCGCGGGCGTGGCGTTCGCCGCGCAGCGCGAAGACGTGCACGCCGCGACGTTCGCAAACATCGACGCGGAGGACTACGCGGTCGCGCGCGTCTACGCCGCCTGGCGCGCGACGGACACGCTGACGCTCAAGGTGCGCGTGGAGAACCTGCTCAACGAGACCTACGAGGAAGTGCACGGCTACCCGCAGCCGGGCGCCGGCGTCTTTGCCGGCGTGGAGTGGAGGTTCTGA